From the genome of Ptychodera flava strain L36383 chromosome 20, AS_Pfla_20210202, whole genome shotgun sequence, one region includes:
- the LOC139120194 gene encoding uncharacterized protein, whose amino-acid sequence MATPTTQATVVTALQTPVLTTLAVSRMSTTRTATATTTNATVALTSTRTSTSQVQPVNAGPSHTRRSETSSGPRLESYDRFERSLTELRLYAERDEAAFSPEEALARLEMLVDISMDIGHKDYHKYVAMLRALRKERQSPAMPQMLLSLLGSGAHAEILEKIAKVKKAVGNTSTRSNAGRRENRERSSLRCWKCNRIGHIARFCYGRRDRYDRYDRYDRYDRYDKYDDGRRESYRSRSSRDDK is encoded by the exons ATGGCAACTCCAACCACACAAGCAACAGTTGTCACAGCACTGCAAACACCAGTTCTCACTACTTTGGCTGTAAGTAGAATGTCGACAACCAGGACTGCGACTGCCACTACCACCAACGCTACTGTCGCTCTAACCAGTACCCGAACAAGTACCAGCCAAGTGCAACCAGTCAATGCG GGACCCTCACATACTCGCAGATCGGAGACGTCAAGTGGCCCTCGACTGGAATCCTACGACAGGTTCGAAAGATCACTGACGGAGTTGCGGTTGTATGCTGAACGGGACGAAGCGGCTTTTAGTCCAGAAGAAGCTTTGGCTCGCCTTGAAATGCTAGTGGACATATCGATGGATATAGGACATAAAGACTATCATAAGTACGTAGCCATGTTACGGGCTCTGCGTAAAGAGAGACAATCACCCGCTATGCCTCAAATGCTGCTTTCCCTACTTGGATCAGGTGCACATGCAGAGATCTTAGAGAAAATTGCAAAAGTTAAGAAAGCCGTTGGTAATACTAGCACCCGTTCAAATGCTGGTCGCAGAGAGAATAGAGAAAGATCAAGTTTGCGATGTTGGAAGTGTAACAGAATTGGACATATAGCTAGGTTTTGTTATGGTAGACGTGATAGGTATGATCGGTACGATAGATACGATAGATACGATAGATATGATAAATATGATGACGGGAGAAGAGAATCTTACCGTTCCCGTTCGAGTAGAGATGACAAATAG